The following coding sequences are from one Nicotiana tomentosiformis chromosome 3, ASM39032v3, whole genome shotgun sequence window:
- the LOC104090870 gene encoding gibberellin-regulated protein 1-like, producing MAMAIRLVFVMALLLLFLGVKAEVSLTDPKVEEDKSQHFGLSQAFRVFTRGANRRLVQGVVLKLVKYLNNGDLAVAPAPAPHPSQLDCGGLCKYRCSLHSRPKVCIRACGTCCLRCKCVPPGTFGNREMCGKCYTEMTTHGNKTKCP from the exons ATGGCGATGGCGATTCGTTTGGTTTTTGTAATGGCTCTTTTACTTCTGTTTTTGGGGGTTAAGGCCGAG GTTTCTTTAACTGATCCCAAGGTTGAAGAAGATAAATCACAACATTTTGGCCTCAGCCAGGCATTTCGT GTTTTCACCAGAGGAGCCAACAGGCGGCTGGTTCAAGGCGTAG TTTTAAAGCTTGTAAAATACTTGAACAATGGGGATCTGGCTGTAGCACCTGCACCAGCTCCACATCCAAGCCAATTGGATTGTGGAGGGTTATGCAAATACAGATGCAGTTTACACTCGAGGCCAAAAGTGTGTATAAGGGCATGTGGAACATGTTGTCTAAGGTGCAAATGTGTGCCACCAGGTACCTTTGGCAACAGAGAGATGTGTGGCAAATGTTACACCGAAATGACCACTCACGGAAACAAGACCAAGTGCCCTTAA